The Chloroflexota bacterium DNA segment TTCAGGCCTTGTAGGAAGACGAGAATGACAAGAACCAGCCAGGAATCTCTTGTATTACTCACCGATGCCGTCTGGCGAGATGACGGTAACGACGGTGAATGCCCGCTTGGGAAGCGTCCAAGATTTCGGCAACTCGATGATCTGATCTCTACAACCGCCTGGGGCACGGAGGCACGAGAGGAATTCTTTCGACGCTGGGCTATTGTCGAAAAGGCGACGGATAAGAGCTTTGAGGTAAGCAGTTTCGCCGAGCTTGCCCATATGCACTGGGAGGAAGCTGCTAAGGCCGAACCCGAGATGAAACACCCCTTGGCTCCCTTGATCTCTGCTTGGCAGTCTGGGCCGTTGGAAGTCAAAGCCGTGCGAGACGCGAATGGGCACCTCAGAAGTGATACGATCGCTCCTCGTATTGCCATGCGCGACAGTGGAAACGCTAAGGCCGACAGACTCTACCTGGCTCCAGCCCATTTCGGTACCGACAATGACGGAACCCAAGTTTCGCTTCCTGGATTCGAGGATGGGCGAGCAAATGGCCGGATTCCAGTCCTACCCGTTAACCTCTACGATCTCGGAGTGACGGCCGGTGAAGCTCGAGGTGGACGAGGAGCCGCACCGATTCCCGCTCGAATGCTCGTCAAGCTTGCCGCCGCACCGTCAGCTGTCGTTCGGCACGGCGAACGCTTTGTAACATATGCAATCACTCTTCGCGACCTGAGAGGTGCACTATATCCGCCTGAGTATCTCGACGGCAGGCTGCGCCGCCAGCGTTCGGTAGGGGAGATTTGGCCGAGAATACGCGAGGCGATCCGGGTCATTAACCAGGAAGCCAGAATACCGGTGCTCGACCCGAAGACCGGCTACGGATACTATCACCACCTGCTACGCATCAATGAGAACTTCGGCCGAATCGACCTTGATATGCCAATTGGGGTCGTACTGGATATCCCACCAGAAGTTGAAGGCGGCGTCCAATTGCCACATCGGCTCGATCAATGGGGAGCCGAGAGTGCTCCAGCTTACAGAGCGCTATTGGGCTTGTCGTTCTTGTGGCACGAGCCCGGGAGAACCCACGCACCAGTGAAGGGCGGGCGATGGGTGCGAAAAACTGGGATAGAGGCCTACGAGCCTTTGACCGACGACGATGCGATAGCTTTGACTTTTCCAAGTAGCAGACACAGTAACAAGCGGCTCTTAGTACGCCGGGCGTGGAACGCCTTGGAGAACCTTGAGGATTACGGTGAACTGCGTATAGATGCACGCCGTATTCTACCGCCTGCAGATCTCGAATAAGTACTGCCATTTGAAGATACACAGGCTACCATCTGACGATACAAGCCACTACCGCCTGATGATACGACGAATGCCGTTTGAGGATACGGTTAGCTCCGCTTGACGATACAGAAACTGCCATCTGATGAAACGGTCAATACCATCTGACGATACGCTCAGAGCCATTTGACGATACAGAAATTACCTTTAGACGATACGTAATCGGGCGAATTCGTATTGTATTTGCGAGTCTCTACATGCTACGAGCGACTAACTCTACTACCCTACACCTACTCTCTACATGAGGAGGTGGTAGGGACAGGAAGTGAGGCTTCGTCCAACTCGCTCACTTCCTGTTACCAGCCTCTTCAATTGGGCAGCGACCCTTAACTAGAAATAAGCGCTATTCGAGACCATGATACTTTCCATCACTTCGCGCCTGACACCGGCACCGGGACGCCGGGATTGAGGATGTGGATGCCACCGGAACTACCGCAATAGACATTGCCTTCAGAGTCCACTGTCATGCCGTCCGGGATGCCCTCTCTATCATCAGGTCGCATTTCAGCAAACAGTTGGTCGGATGCCAGGTCAAGGGTGCCCAGGTCAGCGGATATGCGGAAGACGCCGGAGATGCTCTGCTCCCATTGCTCCCGGGGGCGACGGAATGTCCAAGGATCGGTGGAGTAGATGCTGCCGTCTGACTTTAACACTACGTCGTTCGGGCGGTTGATCTGGGGACATTCGATCCAGTTGGCGTTGACTGTGGTTGAGCCGTCGTCTCCATGCGGCTGATGCGACGCCCATCGTGCTCGGCAGCGATAAGTCGTCCCTGCAGGTCTCTGGTCAGCCCGTTGTGGCGGTTCACGGGCTGCGCCTCGACGGTAAGAAAACCCAGGTATTCATGTCCGTCCTCAGCCAATCCGCCATCCATCGTGAAGCGCATGCGCCGGTCGTTATGGATGTCACTGAAAAGCAGGTGCCCGCCGTAATCGTCGTCCGGGCCAGCCTACCACAGCGGACCTTCAGCAGAGCTTTCAGCGCCGCCAAAACTGAAGTTTTGGGAGTCGGTCATGGGGACATGATCAGAGCGATGACGATAGCCTTTCGATAGGCATGTCCGTGCCTCCTGTCCGCTGGTATGCTGTGGGTAAGTCCGTCTGAGTGGGCGTCACATTATCAGATGGCGCAGCTCGGGACTAAATGGGAGTGAGCGGCATCGATTGAAGCCTTCATACGACGAGAGTTAGACCTAGCCGGTGCTACTACCCCTTCACGGTATACTGCCCATGATGACACTTGGAGCGTCCCTTGTGCGTGAGACAAATTGAACCCAAGAGCAGGGACGACGACATCTCTGTCGGAGAGGATTTACGATGACCACAGTTCCGCTGTCCGGATTCCTGCCGGCTGACGCCTTGGACGAATTCAGGAGATTCGACGGTCCCCTTATCTACCTTGCTGCACCGTTGGGACATCCGGAGCCCTCGATAAGGCAAGAGCGATTTGAGAGTGTCAACAACTATTGCGGATATCTGATCCGTCAGCGCGTGCTCGTTTTCTCGCCACTGTCGTTGGGCGCTTCTCTCGATGAGAATGCCATATCCAACAGCGCCTGGTACGCCCTTGGGCTCCAGATGCTGGCGCGCTGTGACGAGCTACGGATTCTCGCACTGGACGGATGGGAGGAAAGTGTCGGAGTATCCCTTGAGACAAGGTACGCCAGACAGCTGAGTATCCTTGTTTCAGTCGCCGACCCGCTCACTTACGAAGTGACGTTGCTGCACGGTAACTGAAGTTATCGCTGTCAATTGTCGCTGCCTCCTGTGAACTTCGGGATTTATCTGTAGCTTATTAGGAATTGCACGGATGCGCGTAACCTGACAAAAGGCTCTATGAATTGGGTTCCAGACATCCTGAGGCGAGGCAATCACGGCGATTCTCCGCATGCTCGGTTGGTGGACAATCGGGGCTACCTGCCGCAGGGGGCCGAGGAGTCCGAGGTGCTGTTCACGCTGATAGCCGAGCGCTACGAGCGTCGCTCGCTCGACATCACATCCAACCTGGTCTTCTCAGAGTGGGAGAAGATCTTCGCCAATCCGATGGCGACTGCGGCTGCGATAGACAGGATCGTGCATCACTCGGTCATCCTGGAGTTCGACCTGCCGAGCTACAGGACCGACGCGGCGCAGAGTCGGCAGGCGGAGAACGGGACAGACCGGCAAATCTAATTGACGCGTCAAATGCGAATCGTCGCGTCAACATCGCGTGAAATCAGCAGTCAGACAAGGAGTGAAAGCGGCAAAATCCATTGACGCAACCGGCAAAAATGATTGACGTGTAACAGCGGCCAGAATAATTGTCGTTGACCACCTCAAACCTTTTACATAGACGACGGATGTTTGATGTACAATACGCCGACGAACTTTTCGCAGATGTAAGAGTGGCGGAGGCGAAAGTCAGAGAAATGAAGGTTGTGATAATGCTGATAGCCGTGGTGTTCATCAGCCAGCTTCTAGCCTGTGATGAACTGGCGCGGGTCCAGGATGAAAGCGCACCCGTGGCGACACCGATGTTACCGGCTATCCCTGAACAGCCAAGGGAAGCTGAAGAATCTGGCGCCAAGCCGAGCACTCCTAAGCCAGCTTCGACTCCCGCTCCGGCGAATGCACCACTTTCGGTAGTGACTCCGTTTGCCGTGCTGCCGTCGTACACACCACAACCAACGGCCACTAGGTCGCCCGCATCAACCGCAACTCCAATCTCCCCAGAAGAATTTAGGGCTAAAACGGCTGAGAACATCCAGCGTTGCAAGCACTGGGCCATGCAGAACCTAGAACCAATCGAATTCTCTCGATTCGATAGGCTTAACCCTAAGACGATGAGTGACCTCGACAGGATTCTGTGGGGAAATATGGTCAGCAATCCCTACGGCAGATATTCGCTTTTTGAGCCAAGAGAGGGCGAGACGGAGTGGTGCATGGACTACTGGTCCGAACCCCTAACGGAGCAGAACGCGCATAAACGGAATGACCAGTTTCGTGACGAGTGCATCTATGGCATAGTGCGTCGGGCGCGAAACTACGAACAGAAGATAAAGGAATGGGCCGAAATCGCCAGTGAGAAGTACGATGTCGATGTATCCCCAGTCATCGTCAATCAGCACATCCGCGTCATGAATTGGATGGATATTGACGGTGCGGATCTGCTTCAGATACAGGAATCTCCTGCTGCGCTTGTAAGGAGAATATACGAGAGTAGGGATGAGGGGTATTACGGCAGATATCAAGGCACTGAGAACTTCCCGTCGAAGGACACGCCTTCAGAGGTGTTGGAATGGTGGGGTATAGAGGACGCCTTTTTCTACGTCATTGACCCTGACACTAACGAGTGTGGACTGTACTACCCACAACTTTTCTTCGGACGCTGGATTCCCATAGATGATTACGGGACAGAGGATGAAGCTCAGCAATACAAGGAGTCCATTGAAGACCTACGGACCGAAGATGAGTGGCCTGACTGGGCCGATGGCCCGGCCCGCGACATCCTGATTCAGCTAGAATAAATTCTCGTGGGTAAATTCAGGGAACGGATATGACCACGTACAGGAAAGCCCTAGTCGAACAACCAGACCGCGCAGACACGATCTACACCGAAGCCCTGTTTAGAATGTTCGGGCTTGTGGCGCTTGGCGTTGTGGTTACAGCCGTTGCGATCTGGGTTGGCGACGCGTTCATTCTCGGCAAACATATCTTTGGAAATGGCTGGGTAGGAGTCCTGCTATACGTCGGAGCTACCCTTGGGGTACTGATAGCATCCCATATTGTCGCCAACAAAGGGATGCTGGGCCTGGCGACTGCCCTCTACCTCGGCTTCGCTGCCCTTGAAGGCTTCTTCATTTCTCCGATCCTGGAACTGGCAACCGGCGAGTCGATGGCGATAGCGTTCATACTGGTCGCTGCACTCTTCGTTCTAATGGCAGCTATTGGTCTGCGAACGAAGAGAGACCTCTCCGGAATGGGTTCGATGCTCTTCTTCACGCTTTTCGGGGCGGTGGTCGTCTTGTTGCTTGACCTGTTCATATTCCAGTCCGGCTCTGTGCAGATCATTATCAGCATCATCCTGTTCCCCGTGTTTCTCGGCCTGACTGTTTGGGAGACGAGGCGCATGAAGATTCGTGCCCAGGAGGCCGCACTTGAAGGCGATGCGGCCAGCGCGGACAAGGTTGCCGTGCAGGCCGCGATTGGGCTGTACCTGAACGTATTGAACCTGTTTCTGATCGTCTATGACTGGCTGCCATTCTGAAGGATTGCGTCTGCTGCACCCGACGGTCCGTCGGGGATTGGAGGATTTGGCAGCAGTCTGATTAGGGCCTGGCAGTTATTCAAAAAGGTGGCGGAGTGGAGCCTGACGGCCGTAGCCCTCGGATTGATATTCCTTCTGGGCATAGGTGTCGTCTTTGCTTTTGTGGATACTTTTTCATCAGGCATTTCCAGCGGCCTCAGTGCCACACTCCTCGGCACTATCGTGCCGCTTCTGGTGGGAGCACTATTCGGCGCTCTAGCCGCTTCCCATAAAGGCCGGCGAGTTTGGTTGTGGGCAATCCTCTGCGGAATTCTGCCGATTTCGCTTTTCTTTCTAGCGTTCAACAAATGCTATCGGTGTGATGCTTCTGACGGTAACAACTTTGCTGCCCATTGGCTTATCGGGCTTTCTGCACCAGCTTTGTTCATTGGTTTTCTGGTCTGGCAATTTGACGTTGATGACCCGGAAAGAGAGCAGTACCGCCTGACCGAAGAAGCCGAGCCGAGCCCCAGTGATAGATACCATGCGGAGAAAGTGGCGATGCTTGAGATGATTAACGAGCAGCGCAGGCTGGCCGCAGTGTCTCCTTTGAGGCTGGGTCACAATGAAGCCGCCCAGCTTCACGCAGAAGCGATGCGGGACGATTGTTTCGTATCGCACTGGGACACGGATGGCTTGAAGCCATATATGCGTTACAGCTTGGAGGGTGGCTATCAGTACAATGCGGAGAACGTCGGTGGATTTTACGACTGCGGCCCCTTTGACCCCTATGAAGATGTTGAAGCCACACTCGAAGCATACGTGCTGGGTTTCATGGATAGCGAAGGACATCGTGAAACGATGCTGGACCCTCTTTATCGTAAGGTCAGCATTGGAATCGCAACAAATAGGGGCATCTGGGTAGTTCAGCATTTCGAGGGAGAATACATCGAGTTTGACGAGCTTCCTTCTCTGGATGGCGGAATTCTCTCAATGTCTGGGCACGTTAAGGAAGGCGCTCAAATGGATGAAGATGTTGGCGTGATGATTGAATACGATCCGCCAGTTAGAGAACTCACGATTGAGCAGCTTGAACAAACACAGTGCTACAATCCAGGCTTGCCCGTCGCTATTGTTCTCAAGAATCCCTTCGATGAATATGACCTTGACGACCCTGATGTTCGTGTTGAAATTTATGAGATGCTGGCTTCTCTGGAAGACAGCCCGATTCCACATGAAGAGTGCAGAGACCCTTACAAGATGGATCTCGCAGATAGCTACTCCAGGAGCGACGGGTCTGAGAGCAGATTTGGCCTAGGTCAACCTGATGAAATTTCCGAACGTGAGGTATATGTATCGTTTATGCTTGCGGAAGAGTGGAGCATAACCAACTTCGGAGAATTCTCAATGCGAGCAGACATCGGAAATGTAATGGCAGACTACGGGTCTGGAGTCTACACAGTTACAATTGTGGCAACGATCGCTGGGGAGTTGTCCCCCATTTCCGTTTACGCGGTATTTGTGGACTGGTGACTGGTGAAACGACCGTCTGGTGAACCTAATGTCTTCCATTCATTAACCGCTATCATACGTTACAAAACCCACGCTGCGCGTATGCTACACGACAGCCTGACTCCCACAATTGATGCGTGCACTAGCTGCCTCTACTCGGCCGATCAGAGGCGGTTAACCGCTCATTTGCTAATCCAAACCATCAAATCACATCAAGGGATTAGGATACCTTGAGCTAGTCAAAGGGAAGTACTGATCTGCGGTCATCTCCTCGGGATCACGGCTTACCTTTTGAGGTGTCTCTCGGGCAGGTCTCATCCGATCCACCACCTCCATCGTCCGCACGCTCACGGTGCAAACTCGCCGTAGCAAGTCAATCACATGCTCCTTGTAGTTCGCGAACCTGTAAGTGTTGAATTTCGCAGCGATAGTCGGATCCCGCGGCTTCTTCTCCTTATACTGGTCCAGCACCCACTCCAGCGCCGACCGGTTCCCCAGCCTGTACTGCCACGCATCCGCCGGAACACCCCGCAGCACCGTCTCGCTGTCGATCTGAATCTCCCCCCGCTCCTTGTCCCGAGCATTTGCCCGCAGCATCACCTTCGGTGCAGAACCTGTGGAATCCCCTGCCTTATCCACCCTCTCTAGCGCATACGGCTCCACATCCTCAAACCCGATATGCAACTCCAGCAGCTCCCGCCCCATCTTCACCCACGCCGCCCAGTCGTGATACAGCGGCAGCCGCGGAAACTCCCGCAGCAGGTCAACCGCATACTCGTGCCGGTACGCCGGATCGTGCAGCACCGCGTACGTGTACGCGAACACATCCTCCGCCGTGATACTCGGCCCTCCCGCGACCTCCTCGAAATGCTCTCCGAACTCCTTGCGGTAGTGCGCGTTGATCCGCCGCAGCCCCCACTCCGTGATGTTGCTCACCCGCTCCCCGTCCTCCGTGTAGCGGTAGAGCGGCAGGCACTGTGTGTTCCCGTTGTTCGTACCTGCAAATTTAAGCTCGGGGATTCTGTTAGCCGCTAGAACTGAAAAATGGTCGGAAGAAGGACCTTTGAAGCAAATAAGTTTGTTTTTATGGTCCAGCTTCTGTCCAAACATCTCGTAATGGTTTCTCGTCAGCACATCGTTCATCGTGAAGTTTGCAAAATGATGCTTTATCGTGAACGGTCGATACAGAGATTGGATGCGGTCCGCCTCACTGTACATTATCCGCCGTCCTCGGCGAAATTCATTCCGCAAATCACGACTCCACTTGATCGTTGATGGAAAGGAAATGTCATTTCTGTCTAATAGATTATTGTAAGTATCGGCAAAGAAGAGCGCCTTATATCGAAGGCTGTGGATGTCGAAATCAAATACCCACTCGTCGCGGCTAGTCATAACACCATTGGAGAACAACTTGAAAATGGCACTTTCTTCATCGGCTGACTTAGTGAATTTCGTCTGTCTATCTGCGATAGGAATGAGCCTTTCAAATTCAGGATTGGACTGATTGAGCCAGTTATCAAGCTTGTCAGGGATTATCTCTTGGAATTCAATGTCAGCCAATTCTGCCTTGCTCAAGTAGGCTAGTTTGTCAAGTGCAATCTCAGCGTCCTCACGCCTGGCGTAGTGTATGCCGCACTCGCCTATATTTGCCTTTTCACGAACGAAGAAACCTATGGCGACGCCCGTCTGTATGCCGAACACATTATGCGTCGTCCCTGAAATCTTGGGATTGCGGCGCACATCCGAACCGAGGTCAAGAATGTAAATGTCACTGAACTCTTGCCCAGCTACCTTGCGGAAGCCGTCATCCTGCCGCGTGTCAAGATACGCTCGATTTGTGATGAACGTGATCATGCCATCGTTCGCAAGCCTGTCGCTTGCCCAGCGTATGAACCTCTTGTACATATCGTATTGATGGGTTCTCTGCGCCGTACTTTCGTTGATATATGTGTCCCTGATGCGACGGTCGATTTCTGGATACTTGCGGTTCGCGCCTCCGTCGCCCCAAAGCTCTGCGCGGTCGTTATACGGCGGATTCCCCAAAATCACGCTTATCGTCTTCTCGTTCTGCAAGTTCACGCGCATCCAGTTCTCGGTGGACATCCCGCCCAGCTCGAACGCGCCCTGCCGCTGCACCGCGCCGCCCGTCGCCCCCTGCCAGTCCATGTTGTCCAGCGTGTCCACGAACACCAGGTTCGGGAATTCCAGGTAGCGCCCGGTCTTCTCACGGTAGGTGTATTCGATGTTCAGGTTGGCGATGTAGTACGGCAGTATTGCCACCTCGTTCGCGTGCATCTCGTTCAGGTACTTGCGCTCCAGCCTGTCGGCCGGCAGGTATTCGATGAGGTTCGTGATGAACGTGCCTGTTCCGGTGGCGGGATCGAGAATCTGCACGTTCTCGTCGGCGAGGCTGCGCCCGAAGTGCTTACCCAGCAGGTAGTCGGCGCCCCGGATGATGAAGTCCACAACCTCGTTCGGCGTATAGACGACGCCCAGCCTGTCGGCGGCGGCGGGATTGTACGCCTTGTAGAAGTCCTCGTATATCGCTTTGAGGAAGCTCTGCTTTTCGGCGTAGTCGGCGATCTGTAGCGCCGCGACGCTTATAGCGTTGTAGTATCGAAGAAGCCTGTCCATCGCCTCCTTCTTGACACCACCGATAAAGAAAGTCTGCTCCAAATTATCGAGTTGTCGTGCGATATTGTTTTCACTATGAAACTGCGTCTCACGGAAGATATTCAGGAAAATATCCTTAGTCAGAATGTGCTGCAACAGCATCTCCCGCACATCCAGTTCCGACACATCCGGCCCGATGCTCTGGTGGCAAAGGTCGAGGAACTCCGCCGCCGCCCTCCGGTACTCCGCGTTGTGCCGCTCCGCCTCCTCGATAGTCGCCCGCAGGCGGTCCAGTACGCTCGGCAGGTCGTCCTTGAACTGTGATTGTGCCCTTCGAAAGTCCTCGATTTCCGGCAGCTCATAGTCCAGGAACCGCTGTATCAGCCGGTGCAGCTCCCCCGTGCGCGTCATATCCACGCGCATCGCGGTTTCGCCGTTCTGCACCAGCACCGCCGTTTCCGAGTCCTCGAAGATGATGTTGTCGGTCGGATACCCCCGGTTGAACTTCGCCTGAATCTCGGCATCAAGGTCGTCGTGCGTATCCTTCGCCTCCCAGTACCCCCGCGCCATTAGCAGAACGTCTCGTACTGTTCCGTCTGGTATCACGCCTCTGACTGTCGGGCGCTCCGCAACCAGCTCGAAATCCTCCCTATGTTCGCGACAGTATGAATTTAGGCAGTTTTCGAACGCACGGCGAACGCTGAGCTCGTTCCTTGAGCCACCAAAGCGGATCAGTCGTTCTAGGTCCTGCCTGTACCGCTCAATATGTGGATAAGTAGGCATTCAAGATCCTCGTTAATTTCCTCGATAAGTTG contains these protein-coding regions:
- a CDS encoding SMP-30/gluconolactonase/LRE family protein, giving the protein MLKSDGSIYSTDPWTFRRPREQWEQSISGVFRISADLGTLDLASDQLFAEMRPDDREGIPDGMTVDSEGNVYCGSSGGIHILNPGVPVPVSGAK
- a CDS encoding N-6 DNA methylase, which gives rise to MPTYPHIERYRQDLERLIRFGGSRNELSVRRAFENCLNSYCREHREDFELVAERPTVRGVIPDGTVRDVLLMARGYWEAKDTHDDLDAEIQAKFNRGYPTDNIIFEDSETAVLVQNGETAMRVDMTRTGELHRLIQRFLDYELPEIEDFRRAQSQFKDDLPSVLDRLRATIEEAERHNAEYRRAAAEFLDLCHQSIGPDVSELDVREMLLQHILTKDIFLNIFRETQFHSENNIARQLDNLEQTFFIGGVKKEAMDRLLRYYNAISVAALQIADYAEKQSFLKAIYEDFYKAYNPAAADRLGVVYTPNEVVDFIIRGADYLLGKHFGRSLADENVQILDPATGTGTFITNLIEYLPADRLERKYLNEMHANEVAILPYYIANLNIEYTYREKTGRYLEFPNLVFVDTLDNMDWQGATGGAVQRQGAFELGGMSTENWMRVNLQNEKTISVILGNPPYNDRAELWGDGGANRKYPEIDRRIRDTYINESTAQRTHQYDMYKRFIRWASDRLANDGMITFITNRAYLDTRQDDGFRKVAGQEFSDIYILDLGSDVRRNPKISGTTHNVFGIQTGVAIGFFVREKANIGECGIHYARREDAEIALDKLAYLSKAELADIEFQEIIPDKLDNWLNQSNPEFERLIPIADRQTKFTKSADEESAIFKLFSNGVMTSRDEWVFDFDIHSLRYKALFFADTYNNLLDRNDISFPSTIKWSRDLRNEFRRGRRIMYSEADRIQSLYRPFTIKHHFANFTMNDVLTRNHYEMFGQKLDHKNKLICFKGPSSDHFSVLAANRIPELKFAGTNNGNTQCLPLYRYTEDGERVSNITEWGLRRINAHYRKEFGEHFEEVAGGPSITAEDVFAYTYAVLHDPAYRHEYAVDLLREFPRLPLYHDWAAWVKMGRELLELHIGFEDVEPYALERVDKAGDSTGSAPKVMLRANARDKERGEIQIDSETVLRGVPADAWQYRLGNRSALEWVLDQYKEKKPRDPTIAAKFNTYRFANYKEHVIDLLRRVCTVSVRTMEVVDRMRPARETPQKVSRDPEEMTADQYFPLTSSRYPNPLM
- a CDS encoding DUF1937 family protein codes for the protein MTTVPLSGFLPADALDEFRRFDGPLIYLAAPLGHPEPSIRQERFESVNNYCGYLIRQRVLVFSPLSLGASLDENAISNSAWYALGLQMLARCDELRILALDGWEESVGVSLETRYARQLSILVSVADPLTYEVTLLHGN
- a CDS encoding Bax inhibitor-1/YccA family protein, with protein sequence MTTYRKALVEQPDRADTIYTEALFRMFGLVALGVVVTAVAIWVGDAFILGKHIFGNGWVGVLLYVGATLGVLIASHIVANKGMLGLATALYLGFAALEGFFISPILELATGESMAIAFILVAALFVLMAAIGLRTKRDLSGMGSMLFFTLFGAVVVLLLDLFIFQSGSVQIIISIILFPVFLGLTVWETRRMKIRAQEAALEGDAASADKVAVQAAIGLYLNVLNLFLIVYDWLPF